The following proteins come from a genomic window of Maridesulfovibrio zosterae DSM 11974:
- a CDS encoding DUF4280 domain-containing protein, with protein MSQLVVSGAMLQCSFGVAPCSLVVMPMNRVMCSTPAANIMDYIPMVNVPGFAMCTSLANPTVASATAAALGVLTPMPCIPSLVAPWITGSPTVLLGKMPALNNSSTLMCMWAGSISIVSAGQFTTTVP; from the coding sequence ATGTCACAACTGGTTGTTTCAGGGGCTATGCTCCAGTGTTCATTCGGAGTCGCGCCATGCTCCTTGGTGGTCATGCCTATGAACAGAGTTATGTGTTCTACTCCGGCGGCAAATATCATGGATTATATTCCTATGGTGAATGTGCCGGGATTTGCTATGTGTACTTCGCTGGCCAATCCCACAGTTGCTTCCGCCACGGCTGCGGCCTTAGGCGTACTGACTCCGATGCCCTGCATCCCGAGTCTCGTTGCTCCGTGGATTACCGGTTCGCCAACGGTTCTACTCGGGAAAATGCCTGCTTTGAATAACAGTTCAACCCTTATGTGTATGTGGGCGGGTAGTATATCAATCGTCAGTGCCGGACAGTTTACTACAACCGTTCCATAG
- a CDS encoding toxin-antitoxin system YwqK family antitoxin → MNEDNDYVQRDDQGNILFRVPLKDGKPHGTGHMFNSEGRIVQQMEYQHGVVEGEVRRFDEDGHLVQVSNMQNGKLNGELRTFEHQRPHILMNYVNNEPNGIMQVWHPNGQLAAKTTLLHGKQEGESLVYGEQGELMQRLNYQNGMLHGSAEQLFSSGTIREKTHWVEGLKHGESLTFSESGELERQVQYEKGNVLSQKLIDELSTKKKSWHQAIFGGK, encoded by the coding sequence ATGAATGAGGATAATGATTACGTACAGCGTGACGATCAGGGAAATATCCTGTTCAGGGTTCCTTTGAAAGATGGCAAGCCGCACGGGACAGGACATATGTTCAATTCCGAGGGGCGTATAGTGCAACAGATGGAATATCAACATGGCGTAGTAGAAGGAGAAGTGCGGCGGTTTGATGAGGATGGGCATCTTGTGCAGGTTTCGAATATGCAAAATGGAAAGCTCAATGGCGAACTTCGTACTTTTGAACACCAGCGGCCTCATATTCTTATGAACTATGTAAATAACGAGCCAAATGGTATCATGCAGGTATGGCATCCTAATGGACAGTTGGCGGCGAAAACGACCCTTCTGCATGGAAAGCAAGAAGGAGAATCACTTGTTTACGGGGAGCAGGGTGAACTGATGCAACGGTTGAACTATCAGAATGGAATGTTGCATGGATCAGCTGAACAACTTTTTTCTTCCGGTACAATACGTGAAAAAACACATTGGGTAGAAGGGTTGAAACATGGCGAGTCTTTAACTTTTTCGGAATCCGGAGAACTGGAAAGGCAAGTACAGTACGAGAAAGGAAACGTTCTGTCACAAAAGCTTATTGACGAACTTTCGACCAAGAAGAAATCCTGGCATCAGGCAATCTTCGGGGGCAAGTAG
- a CDS encoding SPOR domain-containing protein, giving the protein MVKTKMKVLLYVAITGFILSLLGAVLFAGMLISENMGSASNATKSQVKGQVASPPQYIVNSTALPAIVYPRRKTSNTVATNGSSVTNSNVLTLQVGSYLSLNSAEKEAARVAGLGFKAEVHIQEKSPPVYVVWTGNFTDMATASAEAKRLQQQGKIAASIVPIDKAALVPGKAGIPLWLAQVGSFLTPRSAGTEVANLKNEGIKASVVPLYDKKSRLWYAVILGTFPDKAKAKEACAAFKGKVNGECIVYPIDKGIFEARKAGMKESKKQDK; this is encoded by the coding sequence ATGGTTAAGACCAAAATGAAAGTTCTTCTTTATGTAGCCATAACAGGGTTTATTTTATCTCTGCTCGGAGCTGTTTTGTTTGCAGGAATGCTTATATCCGAAAATATGGGGTCTGCTTCGAATGCAACTAAATCTCAAGTGAAGGGGCAGGTTGCATCACCACCACAGTACATAGTCAACTCCACAGCATTGCCTGCCATTGTCTATCCAAGAAGAAAGACCAGTAACACCGTCGCAACAAACGGTTCCTCAGTAACAAATTCTAATGTATTGACCTTGCAGGTTGGATCATATCTCAGCCTGAATTCTGCAGAAAAAGAGGCTGCACGAGTAGCCGGACTGGGATTTAAAGCGGAAGTACATATTCAGGAAAAATCTCCGCCAGTCTATGTTGTGTGGACTGGAAATTTTACAGATATGGCAACAGCCAGTGCCGAGGCAAAACGTCTTCAACAGCAGGGTAAAATAGCAGCCTCAATTGTGCCGATTGATAAAGCGGCTCTTGTTCCGGGAAAAGCAGGAATTCCACTTTGGCTGGCGCAGGTTGGGTCATTTCTCACCCCGCGATCTGCTGGGACTGAGGTTGCTAATCTGAAAAATGAGGGAATAAAGGCAAGTGTGGTTCCTCTTTATGATAAGAAAAGCAGGCTATGGTATGCAGTTATTCTTGGAACTTTTCCCGATAAAGCTAAAGCAAAAGAGGCATGTGCCGCATTTAAAGGGAAGGTAAATGGGGAATGTATTGTTTATCCTATTGATAAAGGGATATTTGAAGCCCGCAAGGCTGGAATGAAAGAATCTAAGAAGCAAGACAAGTAG